A genome region from Pseudanabaena sp. Chao 1811 includes the following:
- a CDS encoding Gfo/Idh/MocA family protein, producing MSKIGVGIIGTGFGQIIHIPALQIHPDTEVVAVYHRDRIKAQQIADKFGIPHACDRLEDLLVLQSVQAVTISTPPSFHYEQAKMAIEAGKHILLEKPVTMNFQEAIALYRLAQEKQVITATDFEFRCVPQWKYFKHLLDHNHVGKKRMITIDWLVQGRADPKRVWNWYSQKAYGGGALGAIGSHAFDYVRWLFGDIKSLSGQLSTGITERPDADGILRPVDADDTCNILLELADGTPCNISLSTVTYRGRGHWLTVYGENGTLVLGSSNQADYVHGFSLRQGKLDRSEMEIVPIPPEYDLTKNYTDGRLAPVLAICDRWVKAIQIGQPMTPSLYEGAWSQLLMDLTQESHQQKKWIDVPEKI from the coding sequence ATGTCAAAAATTGGTGTTGGTATTATTGGCACGGGGTTTGGACAGATTATCCATATTCCTGCTCTGCAAATTCATCCAGATACAGAAGTTGTCGCGGTCTACCATCGCGATCGCATCAAAGCACAGCAAATTGCGGATAAGTTTGGAATTCCCCATGCTTGCGATCGCCTAGAAGATTTACTTGTGCTTCAGTCAGTCCAAGCCGTAACCATCTCTACGCCGCCAAGCTTTCACTATGAACAGGCAAAAATGGCGATCGAAGCAGGCAAGCATATTTTGCTAGAAAAACCTGTAACGATGAACTTTCAAGAAGCGATCGCCTTATATCGTCTTGCTCAAGAGAAACAAGTAATTACAGCAACAGATTTTGAGTTTCGTTGTGTACCGCAATGGAAATACTTTAAACATTTGCTAGATCACAATCATGTGGGCAAAAAGCGGATGATTACCATTGATTGGCTAGTGCAGGGGCGTGCCGATCCTAAGCGCGTGTGGAATTGGTATAGTCAAAAGGCTTATGGTGGAGGCGCATTGGGTGCGATCGGTTCCCATGCCTTTGACTATGTGCGCTGGTTATTTGGCGATATAAAAAGTCTATCTGGACAACTCAGTACAGGTATTACTGAACGTCCCGATGCTGATGGGATTCTGCGCCCCGTGGATGCCGATGATACCTGCAATATTCTCTTGGAACTTGCTGATGGCACACCTTGCAATATTTCTCTCAGCACCGTCACCTATCGCGGTCGTGGACATTGGCTGACGGTTTATGGCGAAAATGGAACCCTAGTTTTAGGAAGTTCTAATCAAGCGGATTATGTGCATGGTTTCAGCTTGCGCCAAGGCAAACTCGATCGCTCAGAAATGGAAATTGTACCGATACCACCCGAATACGACTTAACGAAAAACTATACCGATGGTAGGCTTGCGCCTGTGCTTGCCATATGCGATCGCTGGGTCAAGGCAATTCAAATTGGACAGCCAATGACACCAAGCCTGTATGAGGGTGCATGGTCACAGTTACTCATGGATTTAACCCAAGAGTCTCATCAGCAAAAAAAATGGATTGATGTTCCAGAAAAGATTTAA
- the cax gene encoding calcium/proton exchanger has translation MFKNIFSFGLLVFVPISIIGHFLGWDSTLIFVTSAIAILPLAGWLSTATEEIAVVLGPSWGGLMNATFGNATELIIAIVALNAGFTSVVKASITGSIIGNLLLVMGLSMFLGGLRYKEQEFQPTMARLNASVMNLAVIAILLPTAANFTTVGISEEILQKLSLSVAIVLIIVYCLTLLFSMKTHAYLYDVGKSEADDAEAEEGHPQKVNLPLWIAVLFGVTLLVAFESELLVGTLEEATAQLGLTELFTGVILLPIIGNAAEHTTAITVAMKNKMELSVSVAVGSSMQIALFVAPALVIVGWFLGKPMDLNFNPFELVAVAVAVLIANSISSDGRSNWLEGSLLVATYAILGFAFYFQPV, from the coding sequence ATGTTTAAGAACATCTTCTCCTTTGGTTTACTTGTGTTTGTCCCGATTTCAATCATTGGTCATTTTCTCGGATGGGATTCTACGCTTATATTTGTCACTTCAGCGATCGCCATTTTGCCCCTAGCAGGTTGGCTGAGTACGGCAACTGAGGAGATTGCGGTAGTACTTGGTCCCTCGTGGGGCGGATTAATGAATGCTACTTTTGGTAATGCAACCGAGCTAATTATTGCGATCGTGGCGTTAAATGCAGGATTTACCAGCGTGGTAAAAGCAAGCATCACAGGTTCGATAATTGGAAACCTCTTGCTAGTCATGGGATTATCCATGTTTTTGGGTGGACTGCGCTACAAAGAGCAAGAATTTCAGCCAACTATGGCAAGATTAAATGCTTCAGTAATGAATTTAGCGGTAATTGCAATTTTATTGCCCACAGCAGCAAATTTTACAACTGTGGGAATTAGCGAAGAGATTTTGCAAAAATTATCTCTGTCTGTAGCGATCGTGCTGATCATTGTCTATTGTCTCACACTTCTATTTTCGATGAAGACCCATGCCTATCTCTATGATGTTGGTAAATCGGAAGCTGATGACGCTGAGGCAGAAGAAGGTCATCCTCAAAAAGTGAATCTACCACTATGGATTGCTGTTCTGTTTGGAGTAACGCTATTAGTTGCCTTTGAATCGGAACTGTTAGTAGGCACTTTAGAAGAAGCAACTGCTCAACTAGGTTTAACGGAACTATTTACTGGGGTAATCCTCTTGCCAATTATTGGTAATGCGGCGGAACATACAACGGCAATTACCGTAGCAATGAAGAACAAAATGGAACTATCAGTATCAGTCGCTGTTGGTTCCAGTATGCAAATTGCCCTCTTTGTCGCACCTGCGCTCGTAATTGTCGGTTGGTTCCTTGGTAAGCCCATGGATTTAAACTTCAATCCCTTTGAATTAGTAGCGGTAGCAGTAGCAGTTTTGATTGCCAACTCAATTAGCTCTGATGGGCGATCTAATTGGCTAGAAGGTTCTCTACTCGTAGCAACTTACGCAATTCTAGGCTTTGCTTTCTATTTCCAACCAGTTTAG
- the lysS gene encoding lysine--tRNA ligase codes for MFWADKFAADASGDRIIVNDSKTPSGRVHVGSLRGVVIHDAIYRALKHAGKPVTFTYGVDDYDALDTVPHYLDKEKFSPYLGYPLCNVPSPEATATDYAKYFMGEFLEVFEHLGVRPEIYYLRDLYRSGKMNPYIDLFLNNAHLVREAYKEVSKADRPSNWYPFQTICENCGKIATTVVTDYQDGKVFYTCQPNAMEYVKGCGHTGWVSPFDGNGKLPWKVEWVAKWEVVGVSIELAGKDHSQKGGSRDVANSICRKVLKKNPPTHAPYEFILVNGTKMSSSKGVGSSAKEIADLLPPELLRFLMLRTQPRSVINFMPNYETVTRLFRDYDTLIGKYQDDAPKDEKAQEELVPLVYSQLNTEEQVEGYQAFDFSTLISLLQIPHLDLEAEIAARSANPLSDRDWAVVRDRIRVGKKWLQDYADEEEKLVLYLDSIPEKAKTLTAEQITYLEALAANLAGDVNWDGEELQTLLFSTSKQVEVSQKSAFAAVYYTFLNKERGPKAGSLLSYLEKDFVIQRIKDVIALNLVAN; via the coding sequence ATGTTCTGGGCGGATAAATTTGCAGCAGATGCAAGCGGCGATCGCATTATTGTTAACGATTCTAAAACCCCCTCTGGGCGCGTTCATGTCGGCTCATTGCGCGGGGTTGTGATTCACGATGCCATCTATCGCGCCCTTAAACACGCAGGCAAACCCGTCACCTTTACCTATGGTGTTGATGACTATGACGCTCTCGACACCGTACCCCATTATTTAGACAAAGAGAAATTTTCGCCCTATCTTGGCTATCCCCTTTGTAATGTTCCTTCACCTGAAGCGACAGCGACTGACTATGCCAAGTACTTCATGGGCGAATTTTTGGAAGTATTTGAGCATTTAGGCGTGCGTCCTGAAATCTATTACCTGCGCGATCTCTATCGTTCGGGCAAAATGAATCCCTACATCGATCTCTTCTTAAATAATGCTCATCTCGTCCGTGAAGCCTACAAAGAAGTCAGCAAAGCTGATCGCCCCTCAAATTGGTATCCCTTCCAGACCATTTGCGAAAACTGCGGCAAGATCGCGACTACTGTTGTCACTGACTACCAAGATGGCAAAGTATTTTATACCTGTCAGCCCAACGCTATGGAATATGTCAAGGGTTGCGGTCATACAGGCTGGGTATCACCTTTTGATGGCAATGGTAAGCTACCTTGGAAAGTAGAATGGGTTGCCAAATGGGAAGTCGTCGGCGTATCGATCGAACTCGCTGGTAAGGATCACTCCCAAAAGGGTGGCTCCCGTGATGTGGCTAACTCCATCTGTCGCAAAGTCCTCAAGAAGAATCCTCCCACCCATGCTCCCTATGAGTTTATCTTGGTAAATGGAACGAAGATGAGTTCTTCTAAGGGAGTTGGTTCTAGTGCCAAGGAAATTGCGGATTTATTACCCCCTGAACTATTGCGATTCCTGATGTTGCGGACACAGCCTCGCAGTGTGATTAACTTCATGCCCAACTATGAAACCGTCACCCGCCTCTTCCGTGACTATGATACTTTGATTGGCAAATATCAAGATGATGCACCAAAAGATGAAAAGGCTCAAGAAGAACTAGTTCCCCTCGTCTATTCACAGTTGAATACAGAGGAACAAGTGGAAGGTTATCAAGCCTTTGACTTTAGTACTTTAATTTCTTTGCTGCAAATTCCTCACCTCGATCTCGAAGCCGAAATTGCTGCGAGAAGTGCCAATCCCCTTAGCGATCGCGATTGGGCAGTGGTACGCGATCGCATCCGTGTGGGCAAAAAGTGGCTGCAAGACTATGCTGATGAAGAAGAGAAGCTAGTTTTGTATCTTGATTCTATTCCTGAAAAAGCCAAAACCCTTACTGCTGAGCAAATCACGTATCTTGAGGCACTGGCAGCTAACCTCGCAGGTGATGTTAATTGGGATGGGGAAGAACTCCAAACTTTACTATTCAGTACTTCTAAGCAAGTTGAAGTTTCTCAAAAGAGTGCATTTGCGGCGGTTTACTACACTTTCTTAAATAAGGAGCGAGGACCAAAAGCAGGTAGTTTACTTTCTTATTTAGAAAAAGATTTTGTGATTCAACGCATTAAAGATGTGATCGCACTAAATCTTGTGGCTAACTAA
- a CDS encoding thiazole synthase, producing MVASSPFFTINNQISNPADLSDDLLEIAGRKFKSRLMTGSGKYANFEIMRQAIASSGCEIVTVAVRRVQTNAAGHEGLAEAIDWSKYWLLPNTAGCQTAEEAVRVARLGREMAKILGQEDNNFVKLEVIPDLKYLLPDPLGTCKAAEQLVKEGFAVLPYINADPRLAKTLEEIGCVTVMPLGSPIGSGQGINNAANIRIIIEEAKVPVVVDAGIGVPSEAAAAMELGADALLINTAIACANNPVAMGRAMGMACEAGRTAYLSGRIPIKSYASASSPLTGLVN from the coding sequence ATGGTCGCTTCTTCGCCTTTTTTTACAATAAATAACCAAATATCTAATCCTGCTGATTTATCAGACGATTTACTCGAAATTGCGGGACGTAAATTCAAATCGCGTTTAATGACTGGCTCAGGTAAATATGCCAACTTTGAGATCATGCGTCAGGCGATCGCTTCTAGTGGTTGCGAGATCGTCACCGTGGCAGTACGACGTGTCCAGACCAATGCGGCGGGGCATGAAGGTCTAGCAGAAGCGATCGACTGGAGCAAATATTGGCTACTGCCCAATACCGCAGGCTGTCAAACTGCTGAGGAAGCTGTGCGGGTCGCCAGACTGGGGCGTGAGATGGCAAAGATTTTGGGACAAGAAGATAATAATTTCGTCAAGCTCGAAGTTATTCCTGATCTGAAATATTTACTGCCCGATCCCCTCGGCACTTGTAAAGCTGCTGAACAATTAGTGAAAGAAGGCTTTGCAGTACTACCTTATATTAATGCTGACCCCAGATTGGCGAAAACCCTTGAAGAAATCGGTTGTGTAACAGTGATGCCCCTTGGTTCACCCATTGGTTCAGGTCAAGGGATTAACAATGCCGCAAATATCAGGATCATTATCGAAGAGGCGAAAGTGCCTGTAGTTGTCGATGCGGGAATCGGTGTACCTAGTGAAGCGGCAGCGGCAATGGAACTAGGTGCAGATGCCTTGTTGATCAATACCGCGATCGCCTGTGCAAATAATCCTGTGGCGATGGGTAGAGCGATGGGGATGGCTTGTGAAGCGGGACGTACTGCCTATCTATCAGGTCGAATTCCTATCAAGTCCTATGCCAGTGCCAGTTCGCCATTAACAGGTCTTGTAAATTAA
- a CDS encoding F0F1 ATP synthase subunit gamma, translating to MANLKSIRDRIGTVKNTRKITEAMRLVAAAKVRRAQQQVLATRPFADRLAQVLYRLQQRIAFEDVSLPLLDKRPVKTVGLLVISGDRGLCGGYNSTIIRRAEARAKELKEQGINYTFILVGRKAAQYFARRDQPIAAKFTNLNQIPNAAEANAIEDEITSAFLAGVIDRVELIYTRFVSLISSRPVVQTLLPLEPQGLEPHDDEIFRLITRGGKFQVEREKREITVKELPKELLFEQNPEQILDALLPLYLSNQILRALQESVASELAARMTAMNNASDNAVDLIKSLTLQYNKARQAAITQEILEVVGGASALT from the coding sequence ATGGCTAACCTCAAATCCATCCGCGATCGCATCGGCACTGTTAAGAATACTCGCAAGATCACTGAAGCAATGCGTCTTGTCGCCGCCGCAAAGGTCAGACGCGCTCAGCAGCAAGTTTTAGCAACCCGTCCCTTTGCCGATCGCTTAGCTCAAGTTCTATACCGTCTCCAGCAGCGCATCGCTTTCGAGGATGTCAGTCTGCCCCTACTCGATAAGCGTCCTGTAAAAACCGTTGGTCTACTGGTAATTTCAGGCGATCGCGGTCTTTGTGGTGGCTATAACTCAACGATTATTCGTCGTGCCGAAGCTCGCGCTAAGGAATTAAAAGAACAAGGTATTAATTACACCTTTATCTTAGTCGGTCGTAAGGCTGCCCAATACTTTGCCCGTCGCGATCAACCTATCGCCGCAAAGTTTACCAACTTAAACCAAATTCCTAATGCTGCTGAAGCCAATGCGATCGAAGATGAAATTACCTCAGCATTTTTGGCTGGTGTAATTGATCGTGTTGAGTTGATCTACACCCGCTTCGTATCTTTAATTAGCTCTCGTCCAGTAGTCCAAACCCTATTGCCTCTTGAGCCTCAAGGTCTAGAACCCCATGACGATGAAATTTTCCGTCTGATCACCCGCGGTGGTAAGTTCCAAGTCGAGCGTGAAAAGCGCGAAATTACTGTTAAGGAATTGCCCAAAGAATTACTTTTTGAGCAAAATCCTGAGCAAATCCTCGATGCTTTATTACCTCTCTACCTCAGTAACCAAATCCTCCGTGCATTACAAGAATCCGTAGCTAGCGAACTTGCGGCACGGATGACCGCAATGAATAATGCAAGTGATAACGCCGTTGACTTAATCAAGTCCCTCACCTTGCAGTACAACAAAGCTCGTCAAGCCGCAATTACTCAAGAAATTCTTGAAGTTGTCGGTGGTGCATCCGCCTTGACTTAA
- the cobO gene encoding cob(I)yrinic acid a,c-diamide adenosyltransferase, whose protein sequence is MTELTAEQHRVKMQRRQEVQHQRIAERKLEKGLIIVNTGDGKGKTTAALGMVLRSLGHGYKVAIVQFIKGAWEPAEKKVFEMWQDQLVFKALGEGFTWETQDRDRDIAKTKEAWEVGLGYIKNPEYKLVLLDEVNIALKLGYLDVETVIAGLKEKPADSHVILTGRGAPTKLIEVADLVTRMELVKHPFREQGVKAQAGIEF, encoded by the coding sequence ATGACTGAACTTACCGCCGAACAACATCGTGTCAAGATGCAACGCCGACAAGAGGTACAGCATCAGAGGATTGCTGAGCGCAAACTCGAAAAGGGGCTGATCATCGTCAATACAGGTGACGGTAAGGGAAAAACGACTGCGGCTTTAGGAATGGTGTTGCGATCGCTTGGTCATGGTTACAAAGTGGCGATCGTCCAGTTTATTAAAGGGGCATGGGAGCCTGCGGAAAAGAAGGTTTTTGAAATGTGGCAAGATCAACTGGTTTTTAAGGCTCTGGGTGAGGGTTTTACTTGGGAAACTCAAGACCGCGATCGCGATATTGCCAAAACCAAGGAAGCATGGGAAGTGGGACTTGGCTATATCAAAAATCCTGAATATAAGTTAGTTTTGCTGGATGAAGTAAATATTGCGCTCAAATTGGGCTATCTCGACGTGGAAACAGTGATTGCTGGGCTAAAGGAGAAACCTGCGGATTCCCATGTAATTCTGACTGGTCGTGGCGCGCCTACGAAACTGATCGAAGTTGCAGATTTGGTCACAAGAATGGAACTAGTCAAGCATCCCTTTAGAGAGCAAGGTGTCAAGGCTCAAGCAGGAATCGAATTTTAG
- a CDS encoding sensor domain-containing protein, with protein sequence MVEVDILQLKITELEAKNLSLRELLAQISADRLKKYKSEFLIANLSQNLVENIQTGIIVHGADTKILFANPAAAKFLGMMQSELAGKDSSDPNWNFYHGDGCPMPLEDFPVNKILRDKQVLTNYEMGLYRHETNDFVWALINAYPELDKIGIITRIVVTFIDITDLKQTEIALREGEKRYTALASELEATRNFLQNVIDHLPVAVFVKDGRDAHFGEMLLWNRTSENMFGIAAQDAIGKTVYDHLPKEQADYVRQKDLEVFASGLLEDIPEELIDSHSLGSIILHTVKIPLYDCNDHPQYLLCFAEDITERKKAEKALRESEERFRQMAENIHEIFWMIDADFTKFIYVNPAYEKISGCSCESLYEHPQSFINAIHEEDRAKVLTIYQQYLQTGWSLEYRLVQPNGEVKWLFERAVPIRDPSGEIQSIVGIGQDITDRKSSEEQLIYQAFHDSLTGLPNRTLFTDRLEMVLKKSKRIAEHRFAILFIDLDRFKVINDSLGHLVGDRLLIKISQILEKSVRSFDTVARLGGDEFTILLDDIDNSHEAIEVAERIHARLQNEIEIDGNKILTSASIGIVFGSHDYENASDLLRDADIAMYRAKDQGRACYEIFDHTMYDLLLSRLQLENELRKAITHGEFLVYYEPIVCLKTMNLCGFEALIRWQHPTRGLVSAGDFIPTCEETGMVVALGKWVLQTACDQIQLWLSEYPSLKLTINVNFSGKQLKDPQIISTIDEILQTTGISPTCLNLEITETILIENTEIAVKVFQQLRARHIQLSLDDFGTGFSSLSYLQRFPVNIIKIDRSFISQIHSGDRNIEIVKAIIALAHAMNIKVIAEGIELREQISQLQAWDCDFAQGYYFARSLSAEAASALLERAAQSAVFS encoded by the coding sequence ATGGTTGAAGTAGATATCTTGCAGCTAAAGATTACGGAACTAGAAGCGAAAAATCTTTCGTTAAGGGAGCTTCTGGCGCAAATTTCTGCGGATCGACTTAAGAAGTATAAATCTGAGTTTTTAATTGCAAATTTATCTCAAAACCTAGTTGAAAATATTCAAACAGGTATCATTGTCCATGGCGCTGATACCAAGATTTTGTTTGCCAATCCTGCGGCGGCAAAATTCTTAGGGATGATGCAATCAGAACTAGCAGGCAAGGACAGTAGTGATCCTAATTGGAATTTTTATCACGGCGATGGTTGTCCAATGCCTCTAGAGGATTTTCCAGTTAATAAAATATTACGCGATAAACAAGTTCTCACTAATTATGAGATGGGCTTGTATCGTCACGAAACTAATGATTTTGTTTGGGCTTTGATTAATGCTTATCCTGAACTTGATAAGATAGGTATCATTACGCGCATCGTTGTTACATTTATCGATATTACTGATCTCAAGCAAACAGAGATTGCTTTGCGAGAAGGCGAAAAGCGTTATACCGCCCTAGCCTCAGAACTGGAAGCTACGCGCAATTTTTTGCAAAATGTGATCGATCACTTGCCCGTTGCCGTGTTTGTTAAAGATGGCAGAGACGCACATTTTGGGGAAATGTTACTGTGGAATCGCACCAGTGAGAATATGTTTGGGATCGCCGCCCAAGATGCGATCGGCAAGACCGTATACGATCATCTCCCTAAAGAACAGGCAGATTATGTCCGTCAAAAGGATTTAGAAGTTTTTGCCAGTGGATTGCTTGAAGATATTCCTGAAGAACTGATTGATAGCCATAGTTTAGGTTCCATAATTCTCCATACTGTAAAAATTCCTCTCTATGATTGCAACGATCATCCGCAATATTTACTCTGCTTTGCTGAAGATATCACTGAGCGCAAGAAAGCAGAAAAGGCTCTCAGAGAAAGTGAAGAGAGATTTCGACAAATGGCGGAAAATATCCATGAAATATTTTGGATGATTGATGCAGATTTTACAAAGTTTATCTACGTCAATCCTGCCTACGAAAAGATCTCAGGATGTTCCTGTGAGAGTCTCTATGAACATCCTCAATCATTTATCAATGCAATTCATGAAGAGGATCGCGCAAAGGTACTCACGATTTATCAGCAGTATCTACAAACAGGGTGGAGTCTCGAATATCGCCTAGTACAGCCTAATGGTGAAGTTAAATGGCTATTTGAAAGGGCAGTTCCTATTCGTGATCCATCAGGAGAGATTCAAAGTATTGTTGGTATTGGACAGGATATTACCGATCGTAAATCTAGTGAAGAGCAACTCATCTATCAAGCTTTTCACGATAGTTTAACGGGTTTACCCAATCGCACTCTCTTTACAGATCGCCTTGAAATGGTGCTAAAAAAATCTAAACGGATAGCAGAGCATCGCTTTGCCATTCTATTTATTGATTTAGATCGCTTTAAAGTCATCAATGATAGCCTTGGTCATCTTGTCGGCGATCGCCTCTTAATCAAAATCTCCCAAATTCTTGAAAAGTCAGTGCGTTCCTTTGATACGGTGGCAAGGTTAGGGGGCGACGAATTTACAATTCTCCTTGATGATATTGATAATTCCCATGAAGCGATTGAGGTTGCCGAACGCATTCATGCGCGACTCCAAAACGAAATTGAAATCGATGGGAATAAAATTTTGACTAGTGCCAGTATAGGTATTGTCTTTGGTTCCCATGACTATGAAAATGCCAGTGATCTGCTTAGAGATGCCGATATTGCCATGTATCGAGCGAAGGATCAAGGTCGAGCATGCTATGAAATCTTTGATCATACGATGTATGATTTACTGCTCAGTCGTCTTCAGCTTGAAAATGAATTACGAAAGGCGATTACTCATGGGGAGTTTTTGGTTTATTACGAACCAATCGTTTGCCTTAAAACGATGAATTTATGCGGATTTGAAGCCTTGATACGTTGGCAGCATCCTACTAGAGGTTTAGTTTCTGCGGGTGATTTTATTCCTACTTGCGAAGAAACAGGAATGGTTGTAGCTCTTGGGAAATGGGTATTGCAGACTGCTTGTGATCAAATTCAATTATGGTTATCAGAATATCCATCGCTCAAACTAACGATTAATGTTAATTTTTCAGGTAAGCAGTTAAAAGATCCCCAAATCATTTCTACAATTGATGAGATCTTACAAACAACAGGGATTTCCCCCACCTGTTTAAATTTGGAAATTACGGAAACTATTCTCATTGAGAATACAGAAATTGCGGTTAAAGTCTTTCAGCAGTTACGCGCACGCCATATTCAATTGAGCCTTGATGATTTCGGCACGGGCTTTTCATCCCTGAGTTATCTTCAAAGATTTCCTGTGAACATCATTAAGATCGATCGCTCTTTTATTAGTCAAATCCATTCAGGCGATCGCAATATCGAAATTGTGAAAGCTATCATTGCCCTTGCCCATGCCATGAATATTAAAGTTATTGCCGAAGGTATAGAGCTGCGAGAACAAATATCTCAACTGCAAGCATGGGATTGTGATTTTGCACAGGGCTATTATTTTGCGCGATCGCTAAGTGCTGAAGCCGCTTCAGCCTTGTTAGAAAGAGCGGCGCAAAGCGCCGTCTTTTCCTAG